The nucleotide sequence CCCATTATTCTTTtcatattattttcttttgtcCCAAGTTCATTGATTTATATTAAATTAGTGTTTGTCCTAAAAACATCTCCTAAACAAATATATAGACCAAAAGAAAAAAAGACAACGATAAATTATAATCTTCTAATGCACACTCTTACTAAATACAAAATGCAACAAAAAATTTGGTTCCACAAGCAACTTATCTAGTCTTAAACAGCAATACATACCaaacaaaaatctatttttttaattgccAACCACGTatgttttaataattttaaatagatTTGTGTGTATCTTTAACTTtattattcttaaaaaaatatgattaaaataacaccaatataaaataaaaaatagaaatttaattataatttgccaaaaaataaattgatattttgatagaataattttcaattttggtAGAATAATTTTTGACTTTTGACGACCCAATTTTTAAATTTGGCCTAAGCAAATGACGGCCCAATTCCAGCCGAATAATTAATTGAAATTTGAAACCCTAATATTTCACAGGACTCGAGCATCACAGCAGACGCAGCTCGTTAAAGATGCTCTCCCGCTCTGCCTCCCTTCGCCAGCCTCTTCGCTTCCTTACTCTCACTGCTGTAGCTTCCTTCCACCCTCGCTGCATCCCCTCTCCGCCTCTGCCTCCGCCTCCGCTTCTGTCTTTTCCTCTGTTCCCTCCGTCCAATTCTGCTTTCTTTCAATACTCTAAGGCATTCTCTAGCGGGCGTCGCGACGACGGCGGCGACTGGAAATTAACCCCCGAGGAAGACGAGGGCGGTTTCGTTTTCCCGGACGAGGGCGACCTTGCAGGGATTTCTGATGACGCCCCGGGACCCTCTGGAACCGAGGCGATCAACGATGGAGCCGGAATCACGGATCAGTGGGGAAAGGGCTCCGGGACAGTTGATAAAGGGGATATTTTTGATGGCCTCGATGGAGAGACTCTGGCTAACGAGAACGGGCTTGGAGGATTAGGCGTGGAGGAATGGGAGACGGCTGAGGGATACAAGCCATGGTCATTGGTCGACGATGATGAAAAATCGAGCCTGTTCAACGATGGCGATGGAGGGATTGTCGATGGTGGCGTAGTGGATTTAGAAAAGTCGAGCGATGAGCAAAAGCAACAACTTGAGAAGCGAGAGAAAGAGCTATTAGATATTCTAGAAGGTAAGACGTCTCAAAACGTAGCCCAtagaatatctttttttttttttttttttttttcatctagcATCAATCTGGATTACTTCTAAGCATGAAGAATTTTTTGGGTCTagattttttgttaattttttccttcattctgTTTGATAGTGCAAGGAATAATTAAACAATCTAACAAGCTTGAGTATGTTCGTTGTTGAAATATCATCATGGGCACTCTTATTATCATGATCTGATAAAATTTCCCTGTTATGCATTGTAGTAGACTTGCTACCTGTTATGCTAATATTTCATATTTATTGGTAACCTGCATAATTTTAATATCTAAAGCTTCTACCATTTATAGaacaaatgtttaagttaatccTTACAATTTACACAACTTAATGTTTAATAATCACAAGAATTAATGTCTTTGGTggagaaaataataaacaaatcatCTTAGTGGAGTGGAGGATAGTTGAGTCATTTTACAAGGCAGTGGGGCgtccttttgataaaaaaatcaaAGTAGGGCGCCATTTTAATGATTCCAAAAATAAGGGGTGTACCCTTTTGATTTATGCCCAATCTTTTTACTATGAATTTCTACATTATCATTTAACACTCCTTGGTTTTCCTAATTTTTCTTACGTTGAAGATATTGGGTTTC is from Zingiber officinale cultivar Zhangliang chromosome 7B, Zo_v1.1, whole genome shotgun sequence and encodes:
- the LOC122006946 gene encoding 30S ribosomal protein S9, mitochondrial-like, whose product is MLSRSASLRQPLRFLTLTAVASFHPRCIPSPPLPPPPLLSFPLFPPSNSAFFQYSKAFSSGRRDDGGDWKLTPEEDEGGFVFPDEGDLAGISDDAPGPSGTEAINDGAGITDQWGKGSGTVDKGDIFDGLDGETLANENGLGGLGVEEWETAEGYKPWSLVDDDEKSSLFNDGDGGIVDGGVVDLEKSSDEQKQQLEKREKELLDILEGPRHAFGDLTEASGITDDMIDSLIILKDVTGVPGLPPLKEIQEEAIAKMNATSTRTEIERKKQEEIAKSRVRQVDEKGRAYGTGRRKCSVARVWIKPGDGSFIVNDKQFDVYFPILDHRAELLRPFTVTKTLGLWDVNCTVKGGGVSGQVGAIRLGISRALQCWEPGLRPYLKAAGYLTRDPRVVERKKPGKAKARKSFQWVKR